From a single Brassica napus cultivar Da-Ae chromosome C9, Da-Ae, whole genome shotgun sequence genomic region:
- the LOC106418638 gene encoding ras-related protein RABE1c isoform X5 — translation MANASSSRFGILLVKNVFEPSPLLITEGQWAFCWCMMSLTSHPSTVNFLMSTTNIFDFYISALFWTCFLYIIADIRNWIRNIEQHASDNVNKILVGNKADMDESNRAVPKAKGQALADEYGIKFFETSTKTNLNVEEVFFSIAKDIKQRLSDTDSRAEPSTIKIGQTEQAAGAGQATQKSAYCGT, via the exons ATGGCAAACGCATCAAGCTCCAGATTTGGGATACTGCTGGTCAAGAACGTTTTCGAACCATCACCACTG CTTATTACCGAGGGGCAATGGGCATTTTGCTGGTGTATGATGTCACTGACGAGTCATCCTTCAACAGTAAACTTTCTTATGTCTACAACTAACATCTTTGATTTTTACATTTCTGCTTTGTTCTGGACCTGTTTTCTTTACATTATTGCAGACATTAGGAACTGGATTCGTAACATTGAACAACACGCTTCGGATAATGTCAACAAGATCTTGGTAGGCAACAAGGCCGATATGGACGAGAGCAATAGG gctgTACCAAAAGCAAAGGGTCAAGCACTTGCTGATGAATATGGGATCAAGTTCTTTGAAACA AGTACCAAAACAAATCTAAATGTCGAAGAAGTTTTCTTCTCGATAGCAAAGGACATTAAGCAGAGACTCTCAGATACCGACTCCAGGGCAGAG CCTTCGACGATTAAGATCGGCCAAACAGAACAGGCAGCTGGAGCTGGTCAGGCTACGCAAAAGTCTGCATACTGTGGAACTTAA
- the LOC106416646 gene encoding zinc finger protein ZAT12 yields the protein MVAISEIKLTVETTAAANCLMLLSRVGQENVDGGSAKRVFTCKTCLKEFHSFQALGGHRASHKKPNNESLSGLIKKSKAASSHPCPICGVEFPMGQALGGHMRRHRNESGGAGALVTRELLSEAALTTLKKSSSGRLACLDLSLGMVENLNLKLELGRPVC from the coding sequence atggtTGCTATTTCAGAGATTAAGTTGACGGTGGAAACAACGGCGGCGGCGAACTGTCTGATGCTTTTATCAAGAGTCGGACAAGAAAACGTGGACGGTGGAAGTGCAAAACGCGTTTTCACATGTAAGACGTGTTTGAAGGAGTTTCATTCGTTTCAAGCGTTGGGAGGTCACCGAGCGAGCCACAAGAAGCCTAACAATGAGAGTCTCTCCGGTTTGATAAAGAAGTCCAAAGCTGCGTCGTCGCATCCTTGTCCGATATGCGGAGTGGAGTTTCCCATGGGACAAGCTCTAGGAGGACACATGAGGAGACACAGGAACGAGAGTGGCGGCGCCGGCGCATTGGTTACACGCGAGTTACTGTCGGAGGCGGCGTTGACGACGTTGAAGAAATCAAGCAGTGGGAGGTTGGCTTGTCTGGATCTGAGTTTGGGGATGGTGGAGAATTTGAATCTCAAGTTGGAGCTTGGAAGACCtgtttgttga
- the LOC106418638 gene encoding ras-related protein RABE1c isoform X4, which translates to MAAPPARARADYDYLIKLLLIGDSGVGKSCLLLRFSDGSFTTSFITTIGTIELDGKRIKLQIWDTAGQERFRTITTAYYRGAMGILLVYDVTDESSFNNIRNWIRNIEQHASDNVNKILVGNKADMDESNRAVPKAKGQALADEYGIKFFETSTKTNLNVEEVFFSIAKDIKQRLSDTDSRAEPSTIKIGQTEQAAGAGQATQKSAYCGT; encoded by the exons ATGGCAGCACCACCTGCTAGGGCTAGAGCTGATTACGATTACCTCATCAAGCTTCTCCTTATCGGTGACAGCG GTGTTGGTAAAAGTTGTTTGCTTTTGAGGTTCTCTGATGGCTCTTTCACCACTAGCTTCATCACCACCATTGG AACTATTGAGCTTGATGGCAAACGCATCAAGCTCCAGATTTGGGATACTGCTGGTCAAGAACGTTTTCGAACCATCACCACTG CTTATTACCGAGGGGCAATGGGCATTTTGCTGGTGTATGATGTCACTGACGAGTCATCCTTCAACA ACATTAGGAACTGGATTCGTAACATTGAACAACACGCTTCGGATAATGTCAACAAGATCTTGGTAGGCAACAAGGCCGATATGGACGAGAGCAATAGG gctgTACCAAAAGCAAAGGGTCAAGCACTTGCTGATGAATATGGGATCAAGTTCTTTGAAACA AGTACCAAAACAAATCTAAATGTCGAAGAAGTTTTCTTCTCGATAGCAAAGGACATTAAGCAGAGACTCTCAGATACCGACTCCAGGGCAGAG CCTTCGACGATTAAGATCGGCCAAACAGAACAGGCAGCTGGAGCTGGTCAGGCTACGCAAAAGTCTGCATACTGTGGAACTTAA
- the LOC106418638 gene encoding ras-related protein RABE1c isoform X3: MAAPPARARADYDYLIKLLLIGDSGVGKSCLLLRFSDGSFTTSFITTIGIDFKIRTIELDGKRIKLQIWDTAGQERFRTITTAYYRGAMGILLVYDVTDESSFNNIRNWIRNIEQHASDNVNKILVGNKADMDESNRAVPKAKGQALADEYGIKFFETSTKTNLNVEEVFFSIAKDIKQRLSDTDSRAEPSTIKIGQTEQAAGAGQATQKSAYCGT, from the exons ATGGCAGCACCACCTGCTAGGGCTAGAGCTGATTACGATTACCTCATCAAGCTTCTCCTTATCGGTGACAGCG GTGTTGGTAAAAGTTGTTTGCTTTTGAGGTTCTCTGATGGCTCTTTCACCACTAGCTTCATCACCACCATTGG GATTGATTTTAAGATAAGAACTATTGAGCTTGATGGCAAACGCATCAAGCTCCAGATTTGGGATACTGCTGGTCAAGAACGTTTTCGAACCATCACCACTG CTTATTACCGAGGGGCAATGGGCATTTTGCTGGTGTATGATGTCACTGACGAGTCATCCTTCAACA ACATTAGGAACTGGATTCGTAACATTGAACAACACGCTTCGGATAATGTCAACAAGATCTTGGTAGGCAACAAGGCCGATATGGACGAGAGCAATAGG gctgTACCAAAAGCAAAGGGTCAAGCACTTGCTGATGAATATGGGATCAAGTTCTTTGAAACA AGTACCAAAACAAATCTAAATGTCGAAGAAGTTTTCTTCTCGATAGCAAAGGACATTAAGCAGAGACTCTCAGATACCGACTCCAGGGCAGAG CCTTCGACGATTAAGATCGGCCAAACAGAACAGGCAGCTGGAGCTGGTCAGGCTACGCAAAAGTCTGCATACTGTGGAACTTAA
- the LOC106418639 gene encoding gibberellin-regulated protein 10 gives MKMKLAVVQFFIISLLLSSSLFMLSNADSSPCNGKCNARCSKAGRQDRCLKYCNICCEKCDDHCVPSGTYGNKDECPCYRDTKNSNGKPKCP, from the exons ATGAAGATGAAGTTGGCTGTCGTTCAATTTTTCATTATCTCTCTTCTCCTCTCATCTTCTTTGTTTATGCTTTCAAACGCAGATTCAT CACCATGCAATGGAAAATGCAATGCGAGATGTTCAAAGGCCGGAAGACAAGATCGGTGTCTCAAGTATTGCAATATATGTTGCGAGAAGTGTGATGATCATTGTGTTCCTTCAGGCACATATGGAAACAAAGATGAGTGTCCTTGTTACCGCGATACGAAGAACTCCAATGGCAAACCCAAATGTCCTTGA
- the LOC106418638 gene encoding ras-related protein RABE1c isoform X1 — protein sequence MAAPPARARADYDYLIKLLLIGDSGVGKSCLLLRFSDGSFTTSFITTIGIDFKIRTIELDGKRIKLQIWDTAGQERFRTITTVYLTLWLMLVKPDRPLLLTSFYAFAAYYRGAMGILLVYDVTDESSFNNIRNWIRNIEQHASDNVNKILVGNKADMDESNRAVPKAKGQALADEYGIKFFETSTKTNLNVEEVFFSIAKDIKQRLSDTDSRAEPSTIKIGQTEQAAGAGQATQKSAYCGT from the exons ATGGCAGCACCACCTGCTAGGGCTAGAGCTGATTACGATTACCTCATCAAGCTTCTCCTTATCGGTGACAGCG GTGTTGGTAAAAGTTGTTTGCTTTTGAGGTTCTCTGATGGCTCTTTCACCACTAGCTTCATCACCACCATTGG GATTGATTTTAAGATAAGAACTATTGAGCTTGATGGCAAACGCATCAAGCTCCAGATTTGGGATACTGCTGGTCAAGAACGTTTTCGAACCATCACCACTG TTTACTTAACGTTATGGCTGATGCTGGTGAAACCTGATAGGCCTCTTTTGTTGACGTCCTTTTATGCTTTTGCAGCTTATTACCGAGGGGCAATGGGCATTTTGCTGGTGTATGATGTCACTGACGAGTCATCCTTCAACA ACATTAGGAACTGGATTCGTAACATTGAACAACACGCTTCGGATAATGTCAACAAGATCTTGGTAGGCAACAAGGCCGATATGGACGAGAGCAATAGG gctgTACCAAAAGCAAAGGGTCAAGCACTTGCTGATGAATATGGGATCAAGTTCTTTGAAACA AGTACCAAAACAAATCTAAATGTCGAAGAAGTTTTCTTCTCGATAGCAAAGGACATTAAGCAGAGACTCTCAGATACCGACTCCAGGGCAGAG CCTTCGACGATTAAGATCGGCCAAACAGAACAGGCAGCTGGAGCTGGTCAGGCTACGCAAAAGTCTGCATACTGTGGAACTTAA
- the LOC106418638 gene encoding ras-related protein RABE1c isoform X2 yields MAAPPARARADYDYLIKLLLIGDSGVGKSCLLLRFSDGSFTTSFITTIGTIELDGKRIKLQIWDTAGQERFRTITTVYLTLWLMLVKPDRPLLLTSFYAFAAYYRGAMGILLVYDVTDESSFNNIRNWIRNIEQHASDNVNKILVGNKADMDESNRAVPKAKGQALADEYGIKFFETSTKTNLNVEEVFFSIAKDIKQRLSDTDSRAEPSTIKIGQTEQAAGAGQATQKSAYCGT; encoded by the exons ATGGCAGCACCACCTGCTAGGGCTAGAGCTGATTACGATTACCTCATCAAGCTTCTCCTTATCGGTGACAGCG GTGTTGGTAAAAGTTGTTTGCTTTTGAGGTTCTCTGATGGCTCTTTCACCACTAGCTTCATCACCACCATTGG AACTATTGAGCTTGATGGCAAACGCATCAAGCTCCAGATTTGGGATACTGCTGGTCAAGAACGTTTTCGAACCATCACCACTG TTTACTTAACGTTATGGCTGATGCTGGTGAAACCTGATAGGCCTCTTTTGTTGACGTCCTTTTATGCTTTTGCAGCTTATTACCGAGGGGCAATGGGCATTTTGCTGGTGTATGATGTCACTGACGAGTCATCCTTCAACA ACATTAGGAACTGGATTCGTAACATTGAACAACACGCTTCGGATAATGTCAACAAGATCTTGGTAGGCAACAAGGCCGATATGGACGAGAGCAATAGG gctgTACCAAAAGCAAAGGGTCAAGCACTTGCTGATGAATATGGGATCAAGTTCTTTGAAACA AGTACCAAAACAAATCTAAATGTCGAAGAAGTTTTCTTCTCGATAGCAAAGGACATTAAGCAGAGACTCTCAGATACCGACTCCAGGGCAGAG CCTTCGACGATTAAGATCGGCCAAACAGAACAGGCAGCTGGAGCTGGTCAGGCTACGCAAAAGTCTGCATACTGTGGAACTTAA